The following are encoded together in the Anaerostipes caccae L1-92 genome:
- a CDS encoding DNA polymerase Y family protein, which yields MSSRVIFHIDVNSAYLSWEAVYGISVRKDEVDLREVPSIIGGDESKRRGIVLAASIPAKKKGIRTAETVREALNKCPDLIIRPPCHGMYDKFSKAFLKEALKFSPVLEKFSIDEAFLDMTETVGQYKSPYEAACLLKDRIYEKLGFTVNIGVAPNKLLAKMASDFEKPNKVHTLFREEVPNKMWPLPVENLLFVGPATKKKLHNLGIRTIGELAHINPELLKSHIGNKHGIQIYEYANGIDRAPVEAQQADSKGYGNSITLPSDIDSLEEADTVVLSLAETVASRLRADRVKASCITVEIKDCQFRRSSHQKKLFAPTDITNEIVQAAKELYREKFRGTSVRLIGVRASDITKEEFAQMDFLSDKKKEKLRMLDQSIDAIRIKYGKDAVQRARFLGGKID from the coding sequence ATGAGTTCCAGGGTGATCTTTCATATTGATGTCAATTCTGCCTATTTGAGCTGGGAAGCAGTCTATGGGATTTCCGTGCGGAAAGATGAGGTGGATCTGAGGGAAGTACCGTCCATCATTGGCGGAGATGAGTCCAAGCGCCGCGGGATCGTGCTGGCGGCGTCCATACCTGCTAAGAAAAAGGGAATACGCACGGCGGAGACTGTCCGTGAAGCATTGAATAAATGCCCGGATCTTATCATTCGCCCGCCCTGTCACGGGATGTATGACAAGTTCTCAAAAGCTTTTTTAAAAGAGGCGCTGAAGTTTTCACCGGTTCTTGAGAAGTTCAGCATCGATGAGGCTTTTTTGGATATGACGGAGACTGTTGGACAGTATAAGAGTCCTTATGAGGCGGCCTGCCTGCTGAAAGACCGGATTTATGAAAAGCTAGGTTTTACGGTCAATATCGGTGTGGCGCCGAATAAACTGCTGGCTAAGATGGCGTCTGACTTTGAAAAACCAAATAAAGTGCATACCTTGTTCCGGGAGGAAGTGCCCAATAAGATGTGGCCTCTGCCTGTAGAAAATCTGCTTTTTGTAGGTCCTGCCACAAAAAAGAAACTTCATAATCTGGGTATCCGGACGATCGGGGAACTGGCACATATAAATCCGGAATTATTAAAGTCCCACATAGGGAACAAACACGGCATACAGATCTATGAATACGCCAATGGAATTGACAGGGCACCGGTAGAAGCCCAGCAGGCTGACAGCAAAGGATACGGCAACAGCATAACACTGCCGTCAGATATTGATTCATTAGAGGAAGCGGACACGGTTGTATTATCCCTGGCAGAGACCGTTGCCTCCAGGCTCAGAGCCGACCGGGTCAAAGCTTCCTGCATCACGGTGGAGATCAAGGACTGCCAATTTCGCCGAAGTTCCCATCAGAAAAAACTTTTTGCACCTACGGATATTACCAATGAGATCGTGCAGGCGGCAAAGGAACTATACAGGGAGAAATTCCGGGGGACTTCTGTCCGGCTGATCGGTGTGCGTGCCTCGGATATCACAAAAGAAGAGTTTGCACAGATGGATTTCCTGAGTGATAAGAAAAAAGAAAAACTCAGGATGCTGGATCAGTCCATCGATGCCATCAGAATAAAATATGGAAAGGATGCAGTACAGCGGGCCAGGTTCCTGGGCGGGAAAATAGACTGA
- a CDS encoding C39 family peptidase: MKILNLKRIICTLMCCVMLGMLFQVTNVPAAEGDKKELNVVYYNQADYPGKKIGKSTIKAAGCGPTCIAVCYSSLTGKKVSVPKMCKIAYKKGWYINGQGCVHQVIPGLAKEYGLDCKGLGTNYEAIKKALKNGHPVVALVGPGDFTKNGHFIVLTRMVGKDKVKVADVGSRANTAETWSLKKVVSQGKEGADAGGPFWEISYTEPEKQVQEKGIDHGLLKIGNKIDLKKHIEN, from the coding sequence ATGAAGATTCTGAACTTGAAACGCATCATATGTACACTGATGTGCTGCGTTATGTTGGGCATGCTATTTCAGGTGACAAATGTACCGGCGGCAGAGGGAGACAAAAAAGAACTTAATGTAGTTTATTATAATCAGGCGGATTATCCCGGTAAGAAAATCGGGAAGAGCACGATCAAGGCTGCAGGCTGCGGGCCGACCTGCATTGCAGTCTGTTACAGTTCACTGACGGGGAAGAAAGTCAGTGTGCCGAAGATGTGCAAAATTGCCTATAAAAAAGGCTGGTATATCAACGGACAGGGATGTGTCCATCAGGTGATTCCGGGATTGGCAAAAGAATACGGACTGGACTGCAAAGGTCTGGGAACTAATTATGAGGCAATAAAAAAAGCTCTGAAAAACGGGCATCCGGTGGTTGCTCTGGTAGGACCCGGAGACTTTACAAAAAATGGACACTTTATCGTATTGACCAGGATGGTCGGAAAAGATAAGGTAAAGGTTGCCGATGTAGGAAGCCGTGCCAATACAGCCGAGACATGGTCGTTAAAGAAGGTTGTAAGCCAGGGAAAAGAAGGCGCAGATGCCGGAGGACCTTTCTGGGAGATCAGCTATACAGAACCGGAAAAGCAAGTACAGGAAAAAGGAATTGATCACGGTCTGCTGAAGATAGGGAATAAAATTGAT
- the feoB gene encoding ferrous iron transport protein B, with protein MSAEELQVGFVGNPNCGKTTLFNAYTGAKLKVANWPGVTVEKKEGALKYHNHMYRLVDLPGIYSLTSYTMEEKLSREYILQDDVDVIVDVADASALERNLYLTLCLIELGKPVILALNMMDIVKERGMELDLHRLPEVLGIPVVPVSARKKTGLEVLMHAVAHHKVEGNDRQVFDYPDRIEEKITKIRLRLKEKYPDMQNSRWYAIKLLEQDEEVTQKYGTLVEGIVDRSYENDIINEKYHFIERVMAEVLVNKEKKEVFTDKIDNVLTHPVLGIPIFLGIMAVVFFLTFTVGDFLKGYVEMMIDYVSGYIIGGLESLGAGAWVISLMKDGVFAGVGGVLSFVPNIFILFLSLGLLEDSGYMSRVAFVMDSVMDKLGLSGRAFIPMLLGFGCSVPAVMASRALEDERDRERTIMLIPFMSCSAKLPIYLVFSQLFFGKAAMLVAYSMYILGLVLGIFVAFVHSKMLKGSVKQPLLIELPEYKTPNKRTIAIYVWSKLKDFLSKAGTTICAASIVMWVLLNLNHTGLVSDMSQSFGASFGKFLVPLLAPAGLGLWQIVVMLISGLAAKEVVASSFMVLFQVSSSSDANIVHMLSGMGFTSLNAYCLLVFCLLYTPCLATVMTIRKETGSTRWTLGLVAFQMVFAWAVTVIIFQTGSLLLG; from the coding sequence ATGAGTGCAGAGGAATTGCAGGTCGGATTCGTGGGAAATCCGAACTGCGGAAAGACTACGTTATTTAACGCCTATACCGGGGCCAAGCTTAAAGTGGCAAACTGGCCTGGTGTCACGGTGGAAAAGAAAGAAGGGGCTTTAAAATACCACAATCACATGTACAGGCTGGTGGACCTTCCCGGTATCTACAGCCTGACGTCCTATACAATGGAAGAAAAGCTGTCCAGGGAATATATACTTCAGGATGATGTGGATGTCATCGTTGATGTGGCAGATGCATCTGCGCTGGAACGCAATCTTTATTTGACTTTATGCCTGATCGAGCTTGGAAAGCCTGTGATTCTGGCTTTAAATATGATGGATATTGTCAAGGAGCGGGGAATGGAGCTGGACCTCCACCGTCTTCCTGAGGTGCTGGGGATTCCGGTGGTGCCGGTTTCCGCCCGGAAAAAGACCGGTCTGGAAGTGCTCATGCATGCGGTAGCCCATCACAAGGTAGAGGGCAATGACCGCCAGGTCTTTGACTATCCTGACAGGATCGAGGAAAAGATTACAAAGATCAGACTGCGGCTGAAGGAAAAATATCCGGATATGCAGAACAGCCGGTGGTATGCAATAAAACTTCTCGAACAGGACGAGGAAGTCACACAAAAGTACGGAACTCTTGTGGAAGGGATTGTGGACAGGTCCTATGAGAATGATATTATCAATGAAAAATATCACTTTATTGAGCGGGTTATGGCTGAAGTTTTGGTTAACAAAGAAAAGAAGGAAGTATTTACCGATAAGATCGACAATGTCCTGACGCATCCGGTCCTGGGAATTCCTATCTTTCTTGGCATTATGGCCGTGGTATTTTTCCTGACATTTACGGTCGGAGATTTCTTAAAAGGATATGTCGAGATGATGATCGACTATGTCAGCGGGTACATAATAGGCGGACTTGAAAGTCTGGGAGCGGGAGCGTGGGTGATCTCCCTCATGAAGGACGGAGTATTTGCCGGAGTGGGAGGCGTACTTTCTTTTGTACCGAATATCTTTATTCTGTTTTTGAGTCTGGGACTTCTGGAGGACAGCGGATATATGTCCAGAGTCGCATTTGTCATGGACAGCGTTATGGACAAACTGGGCCTCTCCGGAAGGGCATTTATTCCGATGCTTCTGGGATTCGGATGCAGCGTGCCGGCAGTCATGGCATCAAGGGCTCTGGAAGATGAAAGGGACCGGGAGAGGACGATCATGCTGATCCCGTTTATGTCATGCAGTGCAAAGCTTCCTATTTACCTCGTGTTTTCCCAGCTGTTTTTTGGAAAAGCCGCCATGTTAGTGGCTTATTCCATGTATATCCTGGGGCTGGTTCTGGGGATTTTTGTGGCGTTTGTCCACAGTAAGATGCTCAAAGGAAGTGTAAAACAGCCGCTTCTGATCGAACTGCCGGAATATAAGACGCCAAATAAGCGGACGATTGCTATCTATGTGTGGAGCAAGCTGAAAGATTTCCTCTCAAAGGCGGGAACGACGATCTGTGCCGCATCCATCGTCATGTGGGTGCTGCTCAATCTGAATCATACAGGGCTGGTCAGCGACATGAGTCAGAGTTTTGGGGCTTCTTTTGGAAAATTTTTAGTGCCTCTGCTGGCCCCGGCAGGTCTTGGACTCTGGCAGATCGTAGTCATGCTGATTTCAGGGCTGGCGGCCAAGGAAGTGGTGGCATCAAGCTTTATGGTCCTGTTTCAGGTATCATCGTCTTCGGACGCAAATATTGTGCACATGCTGTCCGGAATGGGCTTCACTTCGCTGAATGCTTACTGCCTGCTGGTGTTCTGCCTTCTGTATACACCTTGTCTTGCAACCGTCATGACTATAAGAAAAGAGACAGGGTCCACCCGGTGGACGCTGGGGCTGGTCGCTTTTCAGATGGTGTTTGCATGGGCCGTGACAGTCATTATATTTCAGACAGGCAGTCTTCTGTTGGGCTGA
- a CDS encoding alpha/beta hydrolase, whose translation MRKEFTFHTSDGTGLYMVQDVTAPPKAAVIIVHGLCEHLGRYEYLTERLCERNLMVYRFDHRGHGKSEGKRVYYDRFETISDDVNEVAERVKSHNEGLPLFIIGHSMGGYAVSCFGARYPGKADGIILSGALTRYNTKCAGELPLSVPGDTYVPNALGDGVCSDPEVVEAYNNDPLVEKEISAALLNSIYEGVEWLKENSGKFTDPVLILHGANDGLVSEKDSRELFGDISSEDKTLKIYAKLFHEIYNEVEKEEVIDDTLFWIEKHL comes from the coding sequence ATGAGAAAGGAATTTACATTTCACACATCTGACGGGACAGGTCTTTATATGGTTCAGGATGTGACAGCACCGCCGAAGGCCGCAGTGATCATTGTTCACGGTCTCTGCGAGCATTTAGGAAGGTATGAGTATCTGACGGAACGGCTCTGTGAGCGCAATCTGATGGTCTACCGGTTTGATCACAGGGGACATGGAAAATCAGAAGGAAAAAGAGTCTACTATGACCGTTTTGAGACGATCAGCGATGATGTCAATGAAGTGGCGGAGCGTGTAAAAAGCCACAACGAAGGGCTTCCTCTGTTCATCATAGGGCACAGCATGGGCGGCTATGCGGTTTCCTGTTTCGGGGCTAGATATCCGGGAAAGGCAGACGGGATCATCCTTTCCGGCGCACTGACCAGATACAATACCAAATGTGCGGGAGAACTTCCGCTTTCCGTGCCGGGAGACACTTATGTACCCAATGCACTGGGTGACGGGGTGTGCAGCGATCCGGAAGTCGTGGAGGCATACAACAACGATCCTCTGGTGGAGAAGGAAATTTCTGCGGCGCTTTTAAACAGCATTTATGAAGGAGTGGAATGGCTGAAAGAGAACAGCGGAAAGTTCACCGATCCTGTACTGATCCTTCACGGGGCCAACGACGGGCTGGTCAGTGAAAAGGATTCCAGGGAACTGTTTGGGGATATTTCCTCTGAGGATAAGACGCTTAAGATTTATGCGAAACTTTTTCATGAAATTTATAATGAAGTGGAGAAAGAAGAAGTCATCGACGATACGCTGTTTTGGATTGAAAAACATTTATAA
- a CDS encoding FeoA family protein has product MRLTETNPGNQYLVEEIQLELATKRRLESLGMTEGSKINVMRKKRNGAVIIKIRGTRFALGREIVMGIKVRDRAGKRDLS; this is encoded by the coding sequence ATGAGATTAACAGAGACAAATCCAGGTAATCAGTATCTGGTGGAAGAAATCCAGCTGGAACTTGCAACGAAACGCCGTCTGGAATCTCTCGGCATGACGGAAGGTTCTAAAATTAACGTGATGCGGAAGAAGCGCAACGGGGCTGTGATCATTAAGATCAGAGGGACCCGATTTGCTCTCGGAAGAGAGATTGTTATGGGGATCAAGGTCAGGGACCGTGCAGGAAAGAGGGATTTATCATGA
- a CDS encoding ABC transporter permease, translating into MKKKKIGFRPLALCYACLFYLFLYLPIAVVVVFSFNTSQLNVTFQGFTFEWYGRMFENVQLMQSFFNTLIVAAVSTLLSVILGTLCAVGMYRFKFRGRETVSNLLYIPIVIPEIVLGIAVLAFFTLVKIQMSMATLIISHVTFSMPFVVITVRSRLAGFDPSVEEAARDLGANDWRIFRRVTLPMILPGVLSGAMLALTMSLDDVVVSFFTTGPDSMTLPIKILGMVRKGVSPDVNALSTLMILGTVLIMLAATFFEMRMEKKEEA; encoded by the coding sequence ATGAAAAAGAAAAAGATTGGATTCCGCCCTTTGGCACTGTGCTATGCATGTCTTTTCTATCTGTTTTTATATTTGCCGATCGCTGTGGTCGTTGTATTTTCCTTTAATACATCTCAGCTGAATGTGACCTTTCAGGGTTTTACATTCGAGTGGTATGGAAGGATGTTTGAAAATGTCCAGCTGATGCAGTCATTTTTCAACACGCTGATCGTAGCGGCTGTCAGCACCCTGCTTTCCGTGATTCTTGGGACACTGTGTGCCGTAGGTATGTATCGTTTTAAATTCAGAGGAAGGGAGACTGTCAGCAATCTGCTGTATATTCCCATCGTGATTCCGGAGATCGTGCTCGGAATTGCTGTGCTGGCATTTTTTACATTGGTGAAAATACAGATGAGTATGGCTACCCTGATTATTTCTCATGTGACGTTTTCCATGCCCTTTGTAGTTATCACAGTGCGGTCGAGGCTTGCGGGCTTTGATCCTTCCGTGGAGGAGGCGGCAAGAGACCTGGGGGCAAATGACTGGAGAATCTTTCGCAGGGTAACGCTGCCGATGATCCTGCCGGGGGTTTTATCCGGAGCCATGCTGGCGCTCACGATGTCGCTGGATGACGTGGTGGTCAGCTTTTTCACAACCGGGCCGGACAGCATGACACTTCCGATCAAGATCCTCGGAATGGTGAGAAAGGGAGTGTCGCCGGACGTCAATGCGCTCTCGACGCTGATGATCCTTGGGACGGTCCTTATTATGCTGGCCGCAACATTTTTTGAGATGAGAATGGAAAAGAAAGAAGAAGCTTGA
- a CDS encoding LamG-like jellyroll fold domain-containing protein — MLRKIKRAAACAMSAVLLSAGTLAPVKAASWTAPQQTEWQELSRDNVKVRFAVGSDLHIGRNEDASEKLRNAFDAFYQTDSQLDAAIFVGDITNNGAEGEYTKLIDILNNKLKDHTKLGMMMGNHEFNTASGAVDRYKAAMSKLKQGVNRQDTNNNITVGDGYHIITMSAKNYGGDYTDNYEWLKQQLEEAAAEDPEKPIFLAQHHGFKDTAYVTNEWYGNFGDIQELLKQYPQVIDFSGHSHATLNDPRSINQDLGFTAIQDGTIGAYFENESGKMEGTRPADSENASQALMVEVDGENQVTIRRMDLTEGNYIGKSWTLDIPELVRQKSFPYTTEKRTAESAVPTFPEGAEVTASNVKEASADLTFTQGQNEDKNDDGWVHSYRIKAVNKNTGKADVDKLTFSDYYMPPMQKELTKTVTGLADDTEYRIEVTAINPFQKESTQKLAADIKTAPLLTEEELKKEAPKADLLDVDFITGTADDKSDAAHEAIKKGNPVIAKNSVLERKAAKFDGSSAFAYSFKTEEYTKMQKGYTMECMMKLDSKGNPFSDQESAGAGFELNSDGKTLEFWSRHGSSYKKPTAQIDTSKWVHAAAVYDGSVIKLYVNGKLKDTVSASDQWVIPADGAKYFFVGADTNKNGEIQNAVRGEIASARIYSRALSIGEITKLYWKEAKTNISFAGNASFTATRGNSYTVPAASAQIAATGDSSVKVTEEVRDSKGNTVALNNRKFTVTDNAYTITYKANDTELKKELQVREPAAPSADGKKVLEEKQGFRITIHNKAANASVSYKSSNPSVASVSTYGYITAKKAGTAVITTTVTQNQRTYQLKTTVTVVKKPSVSSKKTIYAGKSCRININNRYKGAKVSYKTSNKSVASVSSSGKVTGKKAGTAYITAAVVQNGKTYTLKTKVTVKAYIKVTRAYKTVKKGRKVTFKAKAYGTGKSVKWSVSNKRASISKKGKFKAKKKGKVYVIMKSGKITKKYRVRIK; from the coding sequence ATGTTAAGAAAAATAAAACGGGCAGCGGCTTGTGCCATGTCAGCAGTGCTTTTGTCGGCAGGAACTTTGGCTCCTGTAAAAGCCGCGTCATGGACAGCACCCCAGCAGACAGAATGGCAGGAGCTTTCCAGAGACAATGTAAAAGTCCGGTTTGCAGTAGGGAGTGACCTGCACATCGGAAGAAATGAGGATGCATCGGAAAAATTAAGAAATGCTTTTGATGCATTTTATCAGACGGACAGCCAGCTGGATGCGGCCATTTTTGTGGGAGATATAACGAATAATGGGGCTGAGGGGGAATATACGAAACTCATCGATATTCTCAACAATAAACTGAAAGATCACACGAAGCTAGGAATGATGATGGGGAACCACGAATTCAACACCGCATCCGGAGCTGTAGACCGCTATAAGGCGGCAATGTCCAAACTGAAGCAGGGTGTGAACCGGCAGGATACGAATAACAATATCACAGTCGGTGACGGTTACCATATCATTACAATGAGTGCTAAGAATTATGGGGGAGATTATACAGACAATTATGAATGGCTGAAGCAGCAGCTTGAGGAGGCGGCAGCGGAAGATCCTGAGAAACCTATCTTTTTGGCTCAGCACCATGGGTTTAAGGATACGGCCTATGTGACTAATGAATGGTATGGAAACTTCGGAGATATTCAGGAACTGTTAAAACAATATCCCCAGGTCATCGATTTTTCGGGACATTCCCATGCCACACTGAATGATCCACGTTCGATTAATCAGGATCTTGGGTTTACAGCGATCCAGGACGGGACGATTGGGGCCTATTTTGAAAATGAGTCCGGAAAGATGGAAGGGACCAGACCGGCTGACAGTGAAAACGCATCCCAGGCGCTGATGGTGGAAGTTGACGGCGAAAATCAGGTGACGATCCGCAGAATGGATCTGACCGAAGGAAATTATATAGGGAAATCATGGACCCTGGATATACCTGAACTGGTCAGGCAAAAGTCATTTCCTTACACCACAGAGAAAAGGACCGCAGAGAGCGCTGTTCCGACTTTCCCAGAGGGAGCCGAAGTCACGGCTTCAAATGTAAAAGAAGCTTCTGCAGATCTCACTTTTACCCAGGGACAAAATGAAGATAAGAATGATGACGGCTGGGTGCATTCTTACAGGATCAAAGCAGTCAACAAAAACACAGGTAAAGCAGATGTGGATAAGCTGACTTTCTCTGACTATTATATGCCGCCGATGCAGAAAGAACTCACCAAAACAGTCACCGGACTGGCCGATGATACCGAATACCGGATCGAAGTTACAGCGATAAATCCGTTTCAAAAAGAAAGTACACAGAAACTTGCGGCTGACATTAAAACAGCACCTCTGCTGACAGAGGAAGAGTTAAAAAAAGAAGCTCCCAAAGCCGATCTGCTGGATGTGGATTTCATAACCGGCACAGCGGATGACAAGTCAGATGCCGCTCATGAAGCGATCAAAAAAGGGAATCCGGTCATTGCAAAAAATTCGGTTCTTGAAAGGAAGGCCGCAAAGTTTGACGGCAGTTCTGCATTTGCCTATTCTTTCAAAACAGAGGAATATACGAAAATGCAGAAAGGTTACACAATGGAGTGTATGATGAAACTGGACAGCAAGGGGAATCCATTTTCTGACCAGGAGAGCGCGGGAGCGGGTTTTGAGTTGAATTCAGACGGAAAGACACTGGAATTCTGGTCCAGACACGGCAGCAGTTATAAAAAACCAACAGCGCAGATTGACACTTCCAAGTGGGTTCATGCGGCGGCAGTCTATGACGGCTCTGTCATAAAGCTGTATGTAAACGGAAAATTGAAAGATACGGTTTCTGCCTCTGACCAGTGGGTGATTCCGGCGGATGGCGCCAAATACTTTTTCGTCGGGGCAGATACAAATAAAAACGGAGAAATCCAGAATGCGGTTAGGGGAGAGATTGCCTCTGCAAGGATTTACAGCAGGGCATTGTCCATTGGTGAAATTACGAAACTTTACTGGAAAGAAGCAAAAACAAACATTTCCTTTGCCGGAAATGCGTCCTTTACGGCGACCAGGGGAAACTCTTATACCGTTCCTGCGGCATCTGCACAGATTGCCGCAACAGGTGATTCTTCAGTTAAAGTGACGGAGGAAGTCAGGGATTCCAAAGGAAACACGGTCGCTCTAAACAACCGTAAATTTACAGTCACAGACAACGCCTATACAATTACCTACAAAGCAAATGATACAGAGCTTAAAAAAGAACTGCAGGTCCGGGAACCTGCCGCGCCGTCTGCGGACGGAAAGAAAGTTCTGGAAGAAAAGCAGGGATTCCGTATTACGATTCATAATAAGGCGGCAAATGCTTCGGTTTCTTACAAGAGCAGCAATCCTTCCGTGGCATCGGTCAGCACTTACGGCTATATAACCGCCAAAAAGGCGGGCACGGCAGTGATCACAACAACTGTGACACAAAATCAGAGGACTTATCAATTAAAGACAACCGTGACTGTCGTGAAAAAGCCTTCTGTATCATCAAAGAAAACGATTTATGCCGGAAAAAGCTGTCGGATTAACATTAACAACAGATATAAGGGAGCAAAAGTTTCTTATAAAACTTCCAATAAATCCGTGGCATCTGTCAGCTCCTCCGGAAAAGTCACCGGAAAGAAAGCGGGCACAGCCTATATCACAGCTGCAGTCGTTCAGAACGGAAAAACTTATACCCTGAAGACAAAAGTAACTGTCAAGGCTTACATTAAAGTGACAAGGGCATATAAAACTGTGAAAAAGGGACGTAAAGTAACTTTTAAAGCAAAAGCATACGGCACCGGAAAATCTGTGAAATGGTCTGTTTCCAACAAGAGAGCTTCTATTTCAAAGAAAGGAAAGTTTAAAGCAAAGAAAAAGGGAAAAGTTTATGTCATCATGAAGTCCGGAAAGATCACAAAGAAATATCGTGTGAGAATCAAATAA